The segment TATCGTCAAATCTATACAAAACCTATGTACAGCCCGGAGATGGGAAGGTGCCTCCGAGACAACCATCAAAAGAGATGTTGACTGTTTTCTCAGAAGTTATGTGCACCAAAGTGATGAAAAGTTTTCGGAAGACTCAATAGAATCCGTTCTGTCGGAATTGGAACTCATCAGCCCTGTCGGATCTCACATGTTCGAGTTTAACTATGGGCCGAAGCCGAGCCTGCCCGAAGGCGTCTTTCTCTATTCTCTGAATGAATTTTGGCAGAATCGAATATCTAATTCGAACTCCGCTTCGGTAGAAATTCTGACCTATGCTCCAGGTTCGCCCGGACGAGTATTCAAACTTGACGAACAGTCTTTGGTTGAACGACTCGTAAGAATAGGAAAAAGCTCAGAAGGGTGCTTTCAATGGACCGACACTTCGGGAATAAGAAACGTAACTAGGTTCAAAGAAAATATAGAATCAATAGACCTTCTTGATCTAGCATATACCAACAATTAATT is part of the Candidatus Dadabacteria bacterium genome and harbors:
- a CDS encoding DUF4007 family protein — protein: MYTGPLADETTKGHFSGHETFPLRYLWLYKAYEKVAGLCKENQRKNPFTDPDAIMTFGVGKNQVKSIRHWALACNIIKAQDKTFRPTKLGDFLFKPKTGRDPFMEKEATLWLIHWMVAGRWERTSTWYYAFNYFSERKFEREDIVKSIQNLCTARRWEGASETTIKRDVDCFLRSYVHQSDEKFSEDSIESVLSELELISPVGSHMFEFNYGPKPSLPEGVFLYSLNEFWQNRISNSNSASVEILTYAPGSPGRVFKLDEQSLVERLVRIGKSSEGCFQWTDTSGIRNVTRFKENIESIDLLDLAYTNN